A DNA window from Stenotrophomonas sp. 57 contains the following coding sequences:
- a CDS encoding NAD(P)H-dependent oxidoreductase: MKLLHLDASVLGENSVSRHLTAAVVARFKQQIEGLQVDYRDLDANPVPHLRSSSLAKADAAETADAEQVLEQFLAADIVVIGAPMYNFSVPSTLKAWIDRVAVAGRTFKYTENGPVGLAGGKRVIVVSSRGGIYTDSPADFQEPFLRQTFAFWGINDIEFVRAEGIAYSPQHREDAIAGALAALPSHEAADAVAA, encoded by the coding sequence ATGAAGCTTCTGCATCTCGACGCCAGCGTGCTTGGCGAGAACTCCGTCTCCCGCCACCTGACAGCCGCCGTGGTGGCCCGGTTCAAGCAGCAGATCGAAGGCCTGCAGGTCGATTATCGCGATCTTGACGCCAATCCGGTACCGCATCTGCGCAGCAGCTCGCTGGCCAAGGCGGATGCGGCGGAGACCGCCGATGCTGAACAGGTGCTCGAGCAGTTCCTTGCCGCGGACATCGTGGTGATCGGCGCGCCGATGTACAACTTCAGCGTTCCGTCCACGCTGAAGGCCTGGATCGACCGCGTCGCCGTGGCCGGTCGCACCTTCAAGTACACCGAGAACGGCCCGGTCGGCCTGGCCGGCGGCAAGCGGGTGATCGTGGTCAGCAGCCGCGGTGGCATCTACACCGATTCGCCGGCTGACTTCCAGGAGCCCTTCCTGCGCCAGACGTTCGCGTTCTGGGGCATCAACGACATCGAGTTCGTGCGTGCCGAAGGCATCGCCTACTCGCCGCAGCATCGTGAAGACGCCATTGCCGGCGCGCTGGCGGCACTGCCGTCGCACGAAGCGGCAGACGCCGTCGCGGCATAA
- the serS gene encoding serine--tRNA ligase codes for MLDPALLRHQPADLAERLRTSRGFELDVSALESLEADRKRIQVRTQELQSLRNSRSKAIGQAKAKGEDVSAIMAEVAAFADELKASEVALDELREKIEAISMGIPNLPADDVPAGADENDNVEQARWGTPRQFDFKVLDHVELGARNGWLDGETAAKLSGSRFTVLRGPIARLHRALAQFMVDLHTGEHGYEETNVPLLVNADSLRGTSQLPKFEDDLFKTAVGDSTRYLIPTSEVPLTNIVRDEIVDAERLPLRMTAHSMCFRAEAGSGGRDVRGMIRQHQFEKVELVSISRPEDSDAEHQRMTRCAEVVLEKLGLPYRKVMLCTGDMGFSAIKTYDLEVWLPSQETYREISSCSNCGDFQARRMQARWRNPATGKPELVHTLNGSGVAVGRAMIAVMENYQNADGSITVPEALRPYMGGLETIA; via the coding sequence ATGCTTGATCCAGCCCTGCTCCGCCACCAGCCCGCCGACCTCGCCGAACGCCTGCGCACCAGCCGCGGCTTCGAGCTCGACGTGTCTGCCCTGGAGTCCCTGGAGGCTGATCGCAAGCGCATCCAGGTGCGGACCCAGGAGCTGCAGAGCCTGCGCAACAGCCGTTCCAAGGCCATCGGCCAGGCCAAGGCCAAGGGCGAGGACGTTTCGGCCATCATGGCCGAGGTCGCTGCCTTCGCCGACGAGCTGAAGGCTTCGGAAGTGGCGCTGGACGAACTGCGCGAGAAGATCGAAGCGATCTCGATGGGCATTCCGAACCTGCCGGCCGATGACGTGCCCGCCGGTGCCGACGAGAACGACAACGTCGAGCAGGCGCGCTGGGGTACTCCGCGCCAGTTCGATTTCAAGGTGCTCGACCACGTCGAACTGGGCGCCCGCAACGGCTGGCTGGACGGCGAGACCGCGGCCAAGCTGTCCGGCTCGCGCTTCACCGTGCTGCGCGGCCCGATCGCGCGCCTGCACCGTGCGCTGGCCCAGTTCATGGTGGACCTGCACACCGGCGAGCACGGCTACGAGGAAACCAACGTGCCGCTGCTGGTCAACGCCGATTCGCTGCGCGGCACCAGCCAGCTGCCGAAGTTCGAGGACGACCTGTTCAAGACCGCCGTGGGCGACTCCACGCGTTACCTGATCCCGACCTCGGAAGTGCCGCTGACCAACATCGTGCGCGACGAGATCGTCGACGCCGAGCGCCTGCCGCTGCGCATGACTGCCCACTCGATGTGCTTCCGCGCCGAGGCCGGCAGCGGCGGCCGCGACGTGCGCGGCATGATCCGCCAGCACCAGTTCGAGAAGGTCGAGCTGGTGTCGATCAGCCGCCCGGAAGACAGCGATGCCGAGCACCAGCGCATGACCCGCTGTGCCGAAGTGGTGCTGGAAAAGCTGGGCCTGCCGTACCGCAAGGTGATGCTGTGCACCGGCGACATGGGCTTCTCGGCCATCAAGACCTACGATCTGGAAGTCTGGCTGCCGTCGCAGGAGACCTATCGTGAGATCTCCTCGTGCTCGAACTGTGGTGATTTCCAGGCCCGCCGCATGCAGGCGCGCTGGCGCAACCCGGCCACCGGCAAGCCGGAGCTGGTGCACACCCTGAACGGCTCGGGCGTGGCGGTCGGTCGCGCGATGATCGCGGTGATGGAGAACTACCAGAACGCGGACGGCAGCATCACCGTGCCGGAAGCGCTGCGCCCGTACATGGGTGGGCTGGAAACCATCGCCTGA
- a CDS encoding DUF4241 domain-containing protein, producing MAHLDLANLRTTLLDDTQLAAVALHRTFAGHLPVSSGHLVVCDPLVQAEAPALADYTAPLGSHPVEIIVHSGRPALAVVWFKPRQALTASALHWQMARWTTQDLTGLDEDSFIGYPVDAGIGCFMDTDTQQALLALIEQADGDEDNAWPDALIDHDGLDEGAEYDPWGEDSPHALVVFTSGWGDGVYPSYWALDTSGIPVALVTDFLCIQGGDGRDEREIADQAYRDNRPPEEAEALARLVAAVDRDDTDALRDLLKGAPQRANQIEPGCGGTAVFEAIRLDRPGALRVLLQGGALPAMPERLHMSNVTSYLDYARFLKKPRSAALMAVLEAPVIATQPAPQAAPRRSFWDRLFGRK from the coding sequence ATGGCCCACCTCGACCTGGCCAACCTGCGCACCACCCTGCTGGACGACACCCAGCTGGCCGCAGTGGCCCTGCACCGCACCTTCGCCGGCCACCTGCCGGTCAGCAGCGGGCATCTGGTGGTCTGCGATCCGCTGGTCCAGGCCGAGGCACCGGCGCTGGCCGACTACACCGCCCCGCTAGGCAGCCATCCAGTGGAGATCATCGTGCACAGCGGACGCCCGGCGCTGGCCGTGGTCTGGTTCAAGCCGCGCCAGGCACTCACCGCGTCCGCACTGCACTGGCAGATGGCGCGCTGGACCACGCAGGACCTGACCGGCCTGGATGAGGACAGCTTCATCGGCTATCCGGTCGACGCCGGCATCGGCTGTTTCATGGACACCGATACCCAGCAGGCACTGCTGGCCCTGATCGAACAGGCCGATGGTGACGAAGACAATGCGTGGCCGGATGCCCTGATCGACCACGACGGCCTCGACGAAGGCGCCGAGTACGACCCTTGGGGCGAGGACTCGCCGCACGCCCTGGTCGTATTCACCAGCGGCTGGGGCGACGGTGTGTATCCGAGCTACTGGGCGCTGGATACCTCCGGCATTCCGGTAGCACTGGTCACCGATTTCCTGTGCATCCAGGGCGGTGACGGGCGCGACGAGCGCGAGATCGCCGATCAGGCCTATCGCGACAACCGTCCACCGGAAGAAGCCGAAGCGCTGGCACGGCTGGTGGCCGCCGTGGACCGGGACGACACCGATGCGCTGCGCGACCTGCTGAAGGGTGCGCCGCAGCGCGCCAACCAGATCGAACCTGGATGCGGGGGCACCGCCGTGTTCGAGGCGATCCGGCTGGACCGCCCCGGGGCGTTGCGGGTGCTGCTGCAGGGCGGCGCACTGCCGGCGATGCCCGAGCGCCTGCACATGAGCAACGTAACCAGCTATCTGGACTATGCGCGCTTTCTGAAGAAGCCGCGCAGCGCGGCGCTGATGGCGGTGCTGGAGGCACCGGTCATTGCTACCCAGCCAGCGCCGCAGGCAGCCCCGCGACGCAGCTTCTGGGACAGATTGTTCGGGCGGAAGTGA
- a CDS encoding LysR family transcriptional regulator codes for MHDLNDLYYFAMVVDHGGFAAAERALGIPKSRLSRRISQLETDLGVRLLQRSTRRFAVTDVGTSVHRHAQTMLAEAQAAREVVDRLSAEPRGVVRASVPVSLAQMQLPKLLPKFLEQYPKVRLQLNISNRRVDIINEGYDVALRVRSRLDDDGSLVMRSFGQVQELLVASPKYLDRAGRPKDPEELTQHVTLSISEDEARQRWELHGPEGEVRRVDLQPRVAGFDFPLLQSMVKDGFGITMLPETVCADAVRNGELEVVLPDWSLPQGVCHAVFASRRGLLPAVRVFIDFLAEHLPPQLEASRLHCDGACEKAKERIKASALGALAVDAG; via the coding sequence ATGCATGACCTGAATGATCTGTACTACTTCGCGATGGTGGTCGACCACGGCGGATTTGCCGCTGCCGAGCGTGCGCTGGGCATTCCCAAGTCGCGCCTGAGCCGCCGTATCAGCCAGCTGGAGACCGACCTGGGCGTGCGCCTGCTGCAGCGCTCCACGCGCCGTTTCGCGGTCACCGACGTCGGCACCAGCGTGCACCGCCACGCGCAGACGATGCTGGCCGAGGCACAGGCTGCACGCGAAGTGGTGGACCGCCTCAGTGCGGAACCGCGCGGCGTGGTGCGTGCCAGTGTGCCGGTCTCGCTGGCGCAGATGCAGCTGCCCAAGCTGCTGCCCAAGTTCCTCGAGCAGTACCCTAAGGTGCGGCTGCAGCTGAACATCAGCAACCGCCGCGTAGACATCATCAATGAAGGCTACGACGTTGCCCTGCGCGTGCGTTCGCGCCTGGACGACGACGGCAGCCTGGTGATGCGCAGCTTCGGCCAGGTGCAGGAACTGCTGGTGGCGAGCCCGAAGTACCTGGACCGGGCCGGCCGTCCCAAGGATCCGGAAGAGCTGACCCAGCACGTCACCCTCAGCATCAGCGAAGACGAAGCGCGCCAGCGCTGGGAGCTGCACGGGCCGGAAGGCGAAGTGCGCCGCGTCGACCTGCAGCCGCGTGTGGCCGGCTTCGACTTCCCGCTGCTGCAGAGCATGGTCAAGGACGGTTTCGGCATCACCATGCTGCCGGAAACCGTGTGCGCCGATGCCGTACGCAATGGCGAGCTGGAAGTGGTGCTGCCGGACTGGTCGCTGCCGCAGGGCGTGTGCCATGCCGTGTTCGCCTCGCGCCGTGGCCTGTTGCCGGCGGTGCGCGTGTTCATCGATTTCCTGGCCGAGCACCTGCCGCCGCAGCTGGAGGCCTCGCGCCTGCATTGCGATGGAGCCTGCGAGAAGGCCAAAGAGCGCATCAAGGCCAGTGCGCTGGGCGCGTTGGCGGTGGACGCCGGCTGA
- a CDS encoding energy transducer TonB — MAATTHEDLHSPQLQQGSSLQHKPTSPWMWIALIVAMFAAALLWLRHSNQEDVAPAPVGERMLPAPEQAVVKDAAAPGARQTAPATVSRKAAPVVRNREARPLASNRMPTYPAAALRSGVQGSVIASLNVDTQGNVANAAIVSRSGERSRDLDRAVLNTVQNWKFQPAMHEGRAVASVVRVPVDFRTEQR; from the coding sequence ATGGCTGCCACCACCCACGAAGACCTTCATTCGCCGCAGCTGCAGCAGGGTTCCAGCCTGCAGCACAAACCCACGTCACCCTGGATGTGGATCGCGCTGATCGTGGCGATGTTTGCTGCCGCCCTGCTCTGGCTGCGTCATTCAAACCAGGAAGACGTGGCACCGGCCCCTGTCGGCGAACGCATGTTGCCAGCCCCCGAGCAGGCCGTGGTGAAAGATGCAGCAGCCCCTGGAGCGCGCCAGACAGCCCCGGCGACTGTTTCGCGGAAGGCCGCACCGGTTGTGCGCAATCGCGAGGCCCGCCCGCTGGCCAGCAATCGCATGCCCACCTATCCCGCCGCCGCCCTGCGGAGTGGCGTGCAGGGCAGCGTGATCGCCAGCCTGAATGTAGATACCCAGGGCAATGTCGCCAATGCTGCGATCGTTTCGCGCAGCGGCGAGCGCAGTCGTGATCTGGATCGCGCGGTGCTGAACACCGTGCAGAACTGGAAGTTCCAGCCGGCGATGCACGAGGGCCGTGCCGTCGCCAGCGTGGTGCGGGTCCCGGTGGATTTCCGTACCGAGCAGCGTTGA
- a CDS encoding ligand-binding protein SH3, producing MNYIVTTAHRSEFPHPITLRRGQALVVGERYEGPEGWEDWFLCEAEGQQPGFVPAPVIGRDAQGDAFATEDYCARELDVDPGQRLRGLRTLNGWAWCVPETGEPGWVPLEKLRAAETQ from the coding sequence ATGAACTACATCGTGACGACTGCGCACCGCAGCGAATTTCCGCACCCGATCACCCTGCGTCGTGGCCAGGCGCTGGTGGTGGGCGAACGCTATGAAGGCCCGGAGGGCTGGGAGGACTGGTTCCTGTGCGAGGCCGAGGGGCAGCAGCCCGGATTCGTGCCGGCACCGGTGATCGGTCGCGATGCGCAGGGTGACGCGTTTGCCACGGAGGATTACTGCGCGCGGGAACTGGATGTGGACCCGGGGCAGAGGCTGCGTGGGCTGCGCACGCTCAATGGTTGGGCGTGGTGCGTGCCGGAGACCGGCGAACCGGGATGGGTACCCCTGGAGAAGCTGCGAGCAGCAGAAACCCAGTAG
- the pheA gene encoding prephenate dehydratase → MPMASSKSSKKAPKKAEPARDSAPTKAKGKAKAASNPAPTLAPLALADVRSKIDQIDRDIQNLIAERARFAHQVGKAKGKLAAAVDYYRPEREAQVLRMVVDRNEGPLSDELLVHVYREIMSACLAQQEPLKIGYLGPEGTFSQQAVLKHFGRSALGLPMASIEEVFQEVEAGNADFGVVPVENSGQGTIQITLDMFLTSNLKICGEVELRVQQYLMSRSGRIEDIERIYAHPQSFMQTSAWLRANLPKAEKIPVSSNAEGARRARNADDAAAIGGESAGHVYGLKKVVTKPIQNDADNTTRFLVVGRNIFPTSGHDRTSVLVFIHDKPGALFDVLSPFARHGISMNRIESRPSHHGKWEYGFFIDLAGHIDDAPMQAALAELEAHSAQIKVLGSYPVAVP, encoded by the coding sequence ATTCCGATGGCAAGCAGCAAATCCAGCAAGAAGGCGCCGAAGAAGGCCGAACCGGCCAGGGACAGCGCGCCCACCAAGGCGAAGGGCAAGGCCAAGGCCGCGTCGAACCCGGCGCCCACCCTGGCGCCGCTGGCGCTGGCCGATGTGCGCTCGAAGATCGACCAGATCGACCGTGACATCCAGAACCTGATCGCCGAGCGCGCGCGTTTCGCACACCAGGTCGGCAAGGCCAAGGGCAAGCTGGCCGCTGCTGTCGACTACTACCGCCCCGAGCGCGAAGCACAGGTGCTGCGCATGGTGGTCGATCGCAATGAGGGCCCGCTCAGCGACGAGCTGCTGGTGCACGTCTACCGCGAGATCATGTCGGCCTGCCTGGCCCAGCAGGAGCCGCTGAAGATCGGTTACCTCGGCCCGGAAGGCACCTTCAGCCAGCAGGCCGTGCTCAAGCACTTCGGCCGCTCGGCACTGGGCCTGCCGATGGCCAGCATCGAGGAAGTGTTCCAGGAAGTGGAAGCGGGCAATGCCGATTTCGGCGTGGTGCCGGTGGAGAATTCCGGGCAGGGGACCATCCAGATCACCCTGGACATGTTCCTGACCTCCAACCTGAAGATCTGCGGTGAAGTGGAACTGCGCGTGCAGCAATACCTGATGTCGCGCAGCGGCCGCATCGAGGATATCGAGCGCATCTATGCGCACCCGCAGTCGTTCATGCAGACCTCGGCATGGCTGCGTGCCAACCTGCCGAAGGCCGAGAAGATTCCGGTGTCGAGCAACGCCGAAGGCGCGCGCCGTGCCCGCAATGCCGACGACGCGGCGGCCATCGGTGGCGAGAGCGCCGGCCATGTGTACGGCCTGAAGAAGGTCGTTACCAAGCCGATCCAGAATGATGCCGACAACACCACCCGTTTCCTGGTGGTGGGCCGCAACATCTTCCCGACCTCGGGCCATGACCGCACCTCGGTGCTGGTGTTCATCCATGACAAGCCCGGTGCGCTGTTCGACGTGCTCAGCCCGTTCGCCCGCCACGGCATCAGCATGAACCGCATCGAGTCGCGCCCGTCGCACCACGGCAAGTGGGAATACGGCTTCTTCATCGACCTGGCTGGCCACATCGACGACGCGCCGATGCAGGCTGCCCTGGCCGAACTGGAAGCGCACTCTGCGCAGATCAAGGTGCTCGGCTCCTACCCGGTGGCCGTGCCCTGA
- the aroA gene encoding 3-phosphoshikimate 1-carboxyvinyltransferase, with protein sequence MSNAQHWIARKGQPLQGSLTIPGDKSVSHRSVMFAALADGTSHIEGFLEGEDTRATARIFSQLGVRIETPSPSQRIVHGVGIDGLRAPSAPLDCGNAGTGMRLLAGLLAGQAFDCTLIGDESLSGRPMRRVTGPLAQMGAKIDTQDDGTPPLHVHGGQSLHGIDFASPVASAQIKSAVLLAGLYAQGETSVLEPHPTRDYTERMLSAFGVDIEFSPGKARLRGGQRLRATDIVVPADFSSAAFYLVAASIIPGSELRLKQVGLNPRRTGLLHALRLMGADITEENPAEQGGEPVADLVVRYAPLKGVRIPEALVPDMIDEFPALFVAAAAAEGQTVVSGAAELRVKESDRLAAMATGLRALGMQVDETEDGATLHGGVRLGSGTIESHGDHRIAMAFAIAGQISDGEVRINDIANVATSFPDFDGLARSAGFNLT encoded by the coding sequence ATGAGCAACGCGCAACACTGGATTGCCCGCAAGGGCCAGCCGCTGCAGGGCAGCCTGACCATTCCCGGCGACAAGTCGGTCTCGCACCGCTCGGTGATGTTCGCCGCGCTGGCCGATGGCACCTCGCATATCGAAGGCTTCCTGGAAGGCGAAGACACCCGCGCCACCGCGCGCATCTTCAGCCAGCTCGGCGTCCGCATCGAAACGCCCAGCCCGTCGCAGCGCATCGTGCATGGCGTCGGCATCGACGGCCTGCGGGCACCCAGCGCACCGCTGGATTGCGGCAACGCCGGTACCGGCATGCGCCTGCTCGCCGGCCTGCTTGCAGGCCAGGCATTCGACTGCACGCTGATCGGCGACGAGTCGTTGTCGGGCCGCCCGATGCGCCGCGTCACCGGCCCGCTGGCGCAGATGGGGGCGAAGATCGACACCCAGGACGACGGCACGCCGCCGCTGCACGTGCATGGCGGCCAGTCGCTGCACGGCATCGATTTCGCCTCGCCGGTGGCCAGCGCACAGATCAAGTCCGCAGTGCTGCTGGCGGGCCTGTACGCACAGGGCGAAACCAGCGTGCTGGAACCGCACCCGACCCGCGACTACACCGAGCGCATGTTGTCTGCGTTCGGCGTGGACATCGAATTCTCGCCGGGCAAGGCCCGCCTGCGTGGCGGCCAGCGCCTGCGCGCCACGGATATCGTGGTGCCGGCCGACTTCTCGTCTGCCGCGTTCTATCTGGTGGCGGCCAGCATCATTCCCGGTTCCGAGCTGCGCCTGAAGCAGGTCGGCCTGAACCCGCGCCGCACTGGCCTGCTGCACGCGCTGCGCCTGATGGGCGCGGACATCACCGAGGAGAACCCGGCCGAGCAGGGCGGTGAGCCGGTGGCGGATCTGGTGGTGCGCTACGCCCCTCTGAAGGGCGTGCGCATTCCGGAAGCCCTGGTGCCGGACATGATCGATGAGTTCCCGGCGCTGTTCGTGGCCGCCGCCGCCGCAGAAGGCCAGACCGTGGTCAGCGGCGCCGCCGAACTGCGGGTGAAGGAATCCGACCGCCTTGCTGCGATGGCCACCGGCCTGCGCGCGCTGGGCATGCAGGTGGATGAAACTGAAGACGGCGCCACCCTGCACGGCGGCGTGCGCCTGGGCAGCGGCACCATCGAAAGCCACGGTGACCACCGCATCGCAATGGCGTTCGCCATCGCCGGCCAGATCAGTGACGGCGAAGTGCGCATCAACGATATCGCCAACGTCGCCACATCGTTCCCGGACTTCGACGGCCTGGCGCGTAGCGCCGGGTTCAACCTGACCTGA
- a CDS encoding energy transducer TonB, whose amino-acid sequence MSAPRSSSAKSFTVHIPRNALKIAGIAFGVGVLLFVLVWLTGRDKEFFRADPAAQTPQETAQIEPLPEPLAAAAGSSDMPDAKPAPVEDEAPKLVETAPPPPAPIAEPAPAPPGAAPATTGNSQPMPIAGQSPPPSYPAAALRAGETGTVVVRVDVDATGYPNNAKVIQRSGSRELDRAATDAVRRWRFTPAQNNGQAVPGSIEVPFDFKTQ is encoded by the coding sequence ATGTCTGCACCCCGCTCGTCGTCCGCCAAGTCGTTCACTGTGCATATCCCGCGCAACGCCCTGAAGATCGCCGGTATCGCCTTCGGGGTGGGCGTGCTGCTGTTCGTGCTGGTCTGGCTGACCGGTCGCGACAAGGAATTCTTCCGCGCCGATCCTGCCGCGCAGACGCCGCAGGAAACCGCCCAGATCGAGCCCCTTCCGGAACCATTGGCCGCTGCGGCCGGTTCCAGCGACATGCCCGATGCAAAGCCAGCGCCGGTCGAGGACGAAGCGCCGAAGCTGGTCGAAACCGCCCCGCCGCCGCCCGCCCCCATCGCCGAGCCGGCCCCGGCCCCCCCGGGCGCTGCGCCGGCCACGACCGGCAACAGCCAGCCGATGCCGATCGCCGGCCAGTCGCCACCGCCGTCGTACCCCGCCGCCGCCCTACGCGCCGGCGAAACCGGCACCGTGGTGGTACGCGTGGACGTGGACGCTACCGGCTATCCCAACAACGCCAAGGTGATCCAGCGCAGCGGTTCACGCGAGCTCGACCGTGCCGCCACCGATGCCGTGCGCCGTTGGCGCTTCACCCCGGCTCAGAACAATGGCCAGGCCGTCCCCGGCAGCATTGAAGTGCCGTTCGACTTCAAGACCCAGTAA
- a CDS encoding UvrD-helicase domain-containing protein has translation MEWRPSRWGRRVTRSPDWRLRLDGEHVELVVSGQQHRRRMADDPQVQIIPGVFWSRIALQLGNTDGLCVDGLPNGQASRLAAALQQVRLAHTGRGRKALFDEVLQQIQSWLCAADDLIDRGTTGRRWITHEQQQALLAERAALPLPPSELERLFLDEDVREDLHGHSHRAALDALRDWNLDWPAAWAAANEAMTLRELALARSFLDRVESKPLTEEQARAVICFDNRVQVVAAAGSGKTSTLVAKAAYAIDRGFVEPERIVMLAFNKDAAKELEARAQQSFERLGIAGAAVEAQTFHALGLAIIAKATGRKPAIPEWATDATQGFNKLVELVDDLKDRSTHFRTQWDMFRLVFGRDLPSFGTEMEADGYDRDGRPYIRTLQGERVKSLEECVIANWLFYNGVAYDYERRYEFDTATDTHRQYRPDFYYPDARLCHEHFALDADGQPPKHFPNYNEGMHWKRPQHAARGTAVVETTSFGLRSGQALQDLAERLGASGVELDPNPDRELPDQSAKPMPDTDLIGLMRTFIAHAKSNCLTLDDMAERLRQMPEDQFKERHRRFLEIASPVFQAWDNALADEHGIDFEDMLNMAAGLLEQGRYESPYELVMADEFQDASRARARLCRALVSRPGRYLFAVGDDWQSINRFAGADVSVMTGFRQWMGHGQVLKLEQTFRCPQALCDVSGRFISRNPAQIVKAVHSATPAVGPVLQAFQLARREEVQDGIRQYLAKLHQQLLSGAVPQGHNGRVTVFVLGRYRADHSAVPSDWKTAFGRTMNVEFLTAHRSKGREADYVILPGMVHRGFPSLRADDPVLSLAMPDGDAYPLSEERRLFYVALTRARRSVAMFTLQGKRSPFLDELVAEGAVEVTAISGAVIHEERCPVCKVGVFVDRTGPHGAFRSCSSYPLCHNKPKGGRRG, from the coding sequence ATGGAATGGCGCCCCTCGCGCTGGGGCCGACGTGTGACCCGCTCGCCTGATTGGCGACTGCGGCTTGATGGCGAACACGTCGAGCTGGTGGTTTCCGGCCAGCAGCATCGGCGGCGCATGGCGGATGATCCACAGGTACAGATCATTCCAGGGGTCTTCTGGTCACGGATCGCGCTGCAGCTCGGCAATACCGACGGGCTGTGCGTGGACGGGCTGCCCAACGGACAAGCATCGCGGCTTGCCGCAGCCCTGCAACAGGTACGCCTTGCCCACACCGGGCGTGGGCGCAAGGCCTTGTTTGACGAAGTACTGCAGCAGATCCAGTCCTGGTTGTGCGCAGCAGATGACCTCATCGACCGGGGCACTACGGGCCGCCGCTGGATCACCCACGAGCAGCAGCAGGCGCTGCTGGCCGAGCGCGCCGCCCTGCCCCTGCCGCCATCGGAGCTGGAGCGGCTGTTCCTCGATGAGGACGTGCGTGAAGATCTGCACGGGCACAGCCATCGTGCGGCGCTGGACGCGCTGCGCGACTGGAATCTGGACTGGCCCGCTGCCTGGGCCGCCGCCAATGAAGCGATGACCCTGCGGGAACTGGCGTTGGCCAGGAGTTTCCTGGATCGGGTCGAGAGCAAACCACTGACCGAGGAACAGGCCCGCGCGGTCATCTGCTTCGACAACCGGGTTCAGGTGGTGGCCGCAGCCGGTTCGGGCAAGACCTCCACCCTGGTCGCCAAGGCCGCTTATGCCATTGATCGGGGCTTTGTCGAACCCGAGCGCATCGTGATGCTCGCCTTCAACAAGGATGCCGCCAAGGAACTGGAGGCGCGTGCGCAGCAGTCATTCGAGCGACTTGGAATTGCCGGTGCCGCTGTGGAAGCGCAGACCTTCCACGCGCTGGGCCTGGCCATCATCGCCAAGGCCACGGGGCGCAAGCCCGCTATCCCGGAATGGGCCACTGACGCCACGCAGGGGTTCAACAAGCTGGTCGAACTGGTCGACGATCTGAAGGACCGCTCGACCCACTTCCGCACCCAATGGGACATGTTCCGCCTCGTGTTCGGTCGCGACCTCCCATCCTTCGGCACGGAAATGGAGGCTGACGGCTACGACCGCGATGGCAGGCCCTACATCCGCACACTGCAGGGCGAGCGGGTAAAGAGCCTGGAAGAGTGCGTGATCGCCAACTGGCTGTTCTACAACGGCGTGGCGTATGACTACGAGCGGCGCTACGAGTTCGATACCGCGACGGATACCCATCGCCAGTATCGCCCGGACTTCTACTATCCGGACGCCCGGCTCTGTCACGAGCACTTTGCGCTGGATGCCGATGGCCAGCCGCCGAAGCACTTTCCCAACTACAACGAAGGGATGCACTGGAAGCGGCCGCAGCATGCGGCACGCGGCACCGCAGTGGTCGAAACGACGTCGTTCGGCCTGCGCAGTGGACAGGCCCTGCAGGATCTGGCCGAGCGGCTGGGTGCGTCTGGTGTCGAACTCGACCCGAACCCGGATCGCGAGCTGCCTGACCAGAGCGCCAAGCCGATGCCCGACACGGATCTGATTGGCTTGATGCGAACCTTCATTGCCCATGCCAAGAGCAACTGCCTGACGCTGGACGATATGGCCGAGCGCCTGCGACAGATGCCCGAAGACCAGTTCAAGGAACGGCACCGGCGCTTCCTGGAAATCGCCAGCCCTGTTTTCCAGGCCTGGGACAACGCACTGGCTGACGAGCACGGCATCGATTTCGAAGACATGCTCAACATGGCGGCCGGACTGCTGGAACAGGGCCGCTATGAATCACCCTATGAACTGGTGATGGCAGACGAGTTCCAGGACGCATCGCGCGCCCGCGCACGCCTCTGCCGCGCGCTGGTCAGCCGTCCCGGTCGCTACCTGTTCGCGGTGGGCGATGACTGGCAGTCGATCAACCGCTTCGCCGGTGCAGACGTTTCAGTGATGACCGGTTTCCGGCAATGGATGGGGCATGGTCAGGTACTGAAACTGGAGCAGACATTCCGCTGCCCGCAGGCACTCTGCGACGTGTCCGGCCGCTTCATCAGCCGCAATCCGGCGCAGATCGTCAAGGCGGTTCATTCTGCGACGCCGGCGGTGGGCCCGGTGCTGCAGGCGTTCCAGCTGGCCCGCCGTGAGGAAGTGCAGGATGGCATCCGCCAGTATCTTGCCAAGCTGCATCAGCAGTTGTTGTCCGGCGCGGTGCCGCAAGGCCACAACGGACGCGTGACGGTGTTCGTCCTGGGCCGCTACCGCGCCGATCACAGCGCGGTGCCCTCGGATTGGAAGACCGCATTCGGCCGCACGATGAACGTGGAGTTCCTCACGGCGCACCGGTCGAAGGGACGCGAGGCGGATTACGTGATCCTGCCGGGAATGGTCCACCGCGGCTTCCCGAGCCTGCGTGCGGATGATCCTGTGCTTTCCTTGGCGATGCCGGATGGGGATGCCTACCCATTGAGCGAAGAGCGGCGCCTGTTCTATGTCGCGCTCACGCGCGCGCGACGGTCGGTTGCAATGTTCACCCTGCAGGGGAAACGTTCGCCGTTCCTCGATGAACTGGTGGCGGAAGGGGCCGTGGAGGTGACCGCGATCTCAGGGGCGGTCATCCACGAAGAACGCTGCCCGGTGTGCAAGGTGGGCGTGTTCGTGGACAGGACCGGTCCGCATGGGGCGTTCAGATCGTGCTCCAGCTATCCGTTGTGCCATAACAAGCCGAAGGGTGGGCGGCGGGGATGA